In the Malus domestica chromosome 16, GDT2T_hap1 genome, one interval contains:
- the LOC114823684 gene encoding transcription factor bHLH18-like, whose product MDMISSAEWEMEDPTFINQYEMSSLDYSFEELIFPSLSSDSYCSNPNFTSKATAATHNFSKAFIENPHQTGTQGRSAKQPKNTNSWKSCSTDHIIAAKASSSSSSHLISFENSDSSPPTTSQQYYGLDCKVIKPKNEVEYSNGKLNPSALASQCSYDTQICSPKHGQGIKRAATVTRSPLHAQDHVLAERKRREKLSQRFIALSALIPGLKKMDKASVLGDAIKYVKHLQERTKVLEEQAAKKTGEAVVFVKRMQYSADDDISSSDENSESCSDQPLPEIEARVSDKEVLIRIHCEKTKGCLTSILSEIEKLGLTIVHSCALPFGNSTLDITVVAQMDVEFRVAGKHLIKNLRHALFKLV is encoded by the exons ATGGACATGATCTCATCAGCAGAATGG GAAATGGAAGATCCCACTTTTATCAATCAATACGAAATGAGCTCTCTGGACTACTCATTTGAAGAGCTCATATTCCCGTCTCTCTCATCTGATAGCTACTGTTCCAATCCGAATTTCACATCGAAAGCCACAGCTGCTACACACAACTTCAGCAAAGCATTCATTGAAAATCCCCATCAGACCGGCACTCAGGGAAGGTCAGCAAAACAGCCTAAGAACACTAATAGTTGGAAATCTTGCTCCACTGACCACATAATTGCTGCcaaagcttcttcttcttcctcgtcaCACCTAATTTCATTTGAGAACTCCGACTCATCACCTCCAACCACTTCTCAGCAGTACTATGGTCTAGATTGCAAAGTTATCAAGCCAAAGAATGAGGTGGAATATTCTAATGGAAAATTGAACCCTTCAGCTTTGGCTTCCCAATGTTCCTATGACACCCAAATTTGTTCACCCAAACATGGACAAGGGATCAAGAGGGCAGCTACGGTGACTAGAAGTCCTTTACATGCTCAAGATCATGTTCTTGCTGAGAGAAAGCGCCGAGAAAAGCTCAGCCAGCGGTTCATTGCTCTATCTGCCTTAATTCCAGGACTAAAGAAG ATGGACAAGGCTTCGGTCCTCGGAGATGCGATCAAGTACGTGAAACATCTTCAAGAACGTACGAAGGTGCTGGAGGAACAAGCAGCCAAGAAAACTGGGGAAGCAGTGGTTTTTGTGAAGAGGATGCAGTACTCAGCGGATGATGATATATCTTCATCCGACGAGAACTCCGAGAGCTGCTCTGACCAGCCACTGCCAGAAATTGAAGCAAGAGTTTCGGACAAGGAGGTTCTCATACGAATCCACTGCGAGAAAACCAAAGGATGTTTGACAAGCATACTAAGTGAAATAGAAAAGCTTGGTCTCACCATAGTTCACAGCTGTGCCTTGCCCTTTGGCAATTCAACTCTTGATATCACTGTAGTTGCTCAG ATGGATGTTGAATTCAGAGTGGCAGGGAAACATCTGATAAAAAACCTAAGACATGCTTTGTTCAAGTTGGTGTGA